The genomic window CTAGCGgcaaggtacgtacctgccCAACTCCCACGTCAACTTTCTCTGCCTCGACCACGATTTGTAGTTTCATTTGTTCTTATCAGATGCATTCATGGATTCATCAATTGCTTCAACTCTAAATCTCATGTTTATTACGTACTCAGAGACACGATCAAGCCTATCGTCGATGCTCCTGCTGATAATGGGTGGCCTCCCACCTGCTTCAGCCACAACTCCTCCCTCATTTTAAAATGCGTCACGGATATCAGTCAATCGATGCGTCTTGGGGGTCGGGCTGATCGCAGCATGGGGGTGACGGGGGATTGGAAAAGTAATATGGAAGGCTAACTACACATTTGGACAATTACACGGCCTAGGTGATTTGGCTGAGACATGCCATGTTGCctttctttgccttgagACTCTCTAGGCTCGGTGTCCATGATAGAAACCCTTTGTCTGGCGGTCCAATCTTGTTACTATCTCCAAGGTTGCGACGCTAGAATCCTAGTCCGATGGGTTTCGGCCCATGACCTTCTGAGACAGCAAAGGCACTCTGAAGAATGGCTGATATGTGCTTCATGTTCCCCGGTTCTAGAGTTGTCGGACGCAGCGAATCAGAAGAGACCTGCAAACCGGAAACATCATGGGTCGCAGATCGCCAGCGGTCAATGCCCAAGCGTCCATCCGCCCCCACAGACCTCTCCCACATTGTCTTGCCGCCTTACAGGTTGTTTAGCCGTCGCAGCGACACTCGACCCCTTGGAGCTAAGGTAGTCTTCACATTACAGAGAACGTCGTCGAATAGTTTCTGATGACCTGTCAGGTGTCAAGTCGGGAGGAGCAAAAACTCTCCTAGCTTGGCTTGGCAGAGTTGACAGCTCGCGTTACACAGGCGACCTCCATTCTGTTTCTGTTTTACAGCACATCATCGAGAAAGGTGAAGCTGGGAGGGGAGGAAAGCGTAGCGCCTTTGACTCGTGCCTTTTGTTGGAGTCTTCAATAACGGTCTCGGATACGAGTCATTCGGCTAGCATTCCGTTCCTGGCGAGATATTAACAAGATGGCGGACAAGAGATCTAAAAGACTGGCGAAGGAACTATCGAATCCTTGTCGATACTCGACTCCACCAACTGGGCTACAGTTTCGATCTGGACCATGGTCATCTGGCCCCGACCCTGTTGTAACGATGGGATGGGGGTGTTGTGGGCTGCACAAAGCTGGCTGGCATGCCCTGGCCACACTGGTCTTCCTTCTCACCTCCCTAAAGGCCTCTTGGTTCTTGAAATGCAGCCACCGGACCTCGCGAGGATGCACAGCAGATAGCCGCGCTCCTGTTGTTCCCACCAAGCGAGACCGGCTTCCACACGCCCGGTGCCGATACCCATAGGATAAACTATTGCCAACTGCGACACTCCTGTTGTTTTATGTTTCATATAGATATCCTGATATAGACAGATCTAGGAGATGACACAGTAAAGATGTGATGGTGACTTGCTCTCGGCTTCAGCTCACAACACCAGAGTGCGGCAACCAACAATCTCACAACTCACGGAGCGTGCCTCCTgagacgccaaagacaacCGAGACCAGAGGAAAAAGCACAAAAGCCGTGACCAGAGCCGACAGACGTCATCACGAGAGAAGCCACAACCTTGGCGAGGCAAGTCGGTGTGACAGCAGGACATGCATGTTCTGCGGGAGAGTGACAAGAAGCAAATGCGTTGGTTGGCCTGGAGAGACCGGTCAATGACGGCAAGGACATTTTACAGCCTCTCTGGGGTCGGGTGGCAGATCCGGTATTCCGATCTCGGCAGATACGGGCTTCGATTGCCTGTTTATACCCATAGTTAGTTTAATAGGTTGCTAAGAATAGTTGTACATTCTATCCGTGGGAGTGCGGTGTAAGATACCGGTCCAACACGAGTAACGTTTCTCAGAACACCAACTCCCCGTCGAAGCACAAACGGTTCCAGGTTTGACCAAGGACAAGCAGACCTTGCTACTGACACAGGGTGAGACGTGCGTGAAGGCATGCTGCATGAAGGGATTGTAGGATCCGATCACCTCCACGACAGCAGGGGTTGCGAACGATGCTCACAGCTGCGCGACTGATCGGGGCTCAATCCGCCCTAGGAGCGCATCCCCCAACTACCAAGGTCCTGGTTCTTGGGCATCCATTCGGGGGATTCGAAAGCAGGCTGCGATGTGCACCTTGATCAGCTTGCAGGAGCAGGCTGCCGGCTGGCTGACTGCTTGCAGAGTAATGACGCGTTCCATAAGATCATCCATAATGTGCACTGCGTCTTGTTCTGGATACCGAGAAGCTGGTGTTTGTGGATGGTCCGGTTGTCCAGTCGAAATCTTCCGAGGCTAGATGATGCTGCTCCTTTGTGAGCTCGGGTATCGGATCGTCACGGTATCTACGGGGAACGGGAAAGCTGGCAGGGATCCAGGGTTGAATTTGGAAGGTGCACAAGGAGAGGATTCTTCAGCCGCAGCGCAGCGGTCTTTGTGGCATGATGGACGTTTGGTGTGTTTGCTAGGCAGGTCGGTGGTGGTTGAGATCCATCTCGCGGTTGGGGGTTGGGCTTTGTGGGTGTGCAATCTTGGTGGTGCAGGCTGGTGCAGGCTGGTGCAAGCCTCAGTGGAGGCAGCTCTCCACCGCCCTTGGTGCACCATAGGTACTTCGGCGCCACGTCGCAGGTACACCAATGTTTCATTGTGAATTTGAGTgcaatggatccatccatccatgggtTGGGGGGCATCCAGAGGACCGAAGCACCAAGCCTCCAAGGAAACTTGCAGCCAGCCTGTCCGCCTTTCAGCACGTTCCTCGAACTACCTGGCCTCTCTGCCAGCCCGTCCGCCTTTCAGCACGTTCCTCGAACTACCTGGCCTCTCTGCCAGCCCGCCCGCTATTGTCACCGAGGGTGCGCTGTACTCGGGACCTTCCTAACCCGTGGACGGCGGGTGCTGTCGGGCGCTAGAATCTGAGGTGCCTCTAAATCTCACACTTCCCGCCCATCCACAACCTCTCTCAGCAGTATCAGGCCTCAGACAAACTGCAATCCTTCCATCACGTTTTCGTTTCTGGtggcagcatcatccataCCGCGAGCGTCGTCACCTGGTTGATTCTGTGCCTGCCTCCGCGAGTGTTCTGTCCAACGACAGCCACAGCCGCCCTGATCAATAATCGTGACTGGAGCGAGCGCCCTCAGCTGGCCCAGGTCGATCAACCTTTAAAAGCGAGACCTGTTGGCCTTTCAGAGGCATCTGGAGCCGAACagaacagcaacaacatcGACCGAGCTCTTTTACTCGGCACACCCCTTTCTTTTACTTGGCAGAAACTTTATTCTAGGAAAAACATTGGGTCTGGTCTGAGATTCTTCGGCCTCTCTAAAccagcccaggccagcacCACGCATTGTCCTGGATCGACACGTCGGCCTTGCTACCAGCTGGTTCTGACTTCGACTTGTTCCCAGTCGCTGGATCCCTTGTACCAGCTGTGAACCAGTTGTACTGCAGGTTGCCTTGGGCCTGCCCATATACCCTGTCCGCGCCTGTCCAGATCCTCCGAGCTCTGTCCGGGAGCAACTCACGCCCCTCCGCCCCTCTTGCTTGGTCAAGGCACCCAGCTTTTCGAGtttcgtcgaggccatcaagtgTTGTTGGCGTGCTTGGACCAGTGCCGCCTCACCTTATCCCTCTAGAGGACCACACCAGCCCGAACTAAGCCAGGCAAGCGCCGTGTGAACGAGCCACCAAAGACCGACATTCACCTCGTCTCGTCCAAGCCGTCGTTACTTAGATACTCGTTTCTCCCACCCAGTAACGCAGTGTTGGGGGCGACTCGCATGCCCCGCGTGGCCTACTTCTCTACCAGCAACCTTCTTTCCGCCTTCGGACTCTCTACCCTCACCGACGCTCTTCATCTTGCTCCTCTGGCCACCGCCCTTTCTTCAGTTTCTTAGCCCCTTGATGCCATGAAGCGGCCAGCATGGCTTTCCAGAGCAGTGTTCTCAGAGATGGCGAGTGGGTGACAGAGACGGTCAACTTCCAAGATGCCCTGAAGGCCTCCACCGCGCCCAAGACCAATCCCAAGCCCCGTGCCGAGCCTCCTGTCTGTGGTGTTCTAACTAGAACCCTAATCGAGAGCCCCGTTGTCCACTGGGTTCTTCCCGTCTGGATACGATCCCGTTCTCACAATGATGTTGCTTTTGTTGGCGTAAGTCTTGTCTCCTTGTGCGAATCTTGCGACAACTTTAAATGTTCTGAACTCTGGGGCTGGTGCTTTTGTTCCTAAACCTAGACGTTCAATCTCGCTCTTACCAAGAGGCATTATGTGTGCTCACTGTTTGGAGTGGCCCTCGTGGTCGAAAGTTGAACACCATGTGTTGAGATGTCCCGCCCTTTCTGCTGTTTACATTTACCCCGATGGACTGTCACTAATGGAAACAGGATCACTTTGTTCAAATCAGTGAGCTTCGCGACGATGGACAAGCCCATGAGGTCATAAGAAAAGCCGACTTCGGCTCCAGAATCCGAAATGCCCTTGTTCTCGGAACACCCCCTGAGGGCGGCCCCGATGGTACAGCTTCCAGCGTTATCAAGACCGAAGACGCCGATATTCTCATGCAAGACGCCCCGAAGCCACATGAAGGGAATGTCCGTCAGCCGCTTCCTCCCCAACTTCTCGTATTGATCCTCGAATCCTCTGATATGGTATTCCTCTTCGTTCGAGAGCTCCCGGATCATACTCTCGAATTCGTCACCACCAAGTATGAGAGCCCTAGGAACCTCAAGTTCCTGGGATAccacttcatcatcaacccatCTTCGCGCTACATAGCTGCTGGCTCTGCCGAGGGCGCATTCATCGTATACTACCTGGAAACGTTAGCAAACATGAGCACTCAGTACCAGCTCCAAGGATATTATCAACCTGTCAAAAACCTCAAGGTCCGAATTGCCGATGGAATCATTCACAAGCTGGAGTTTCTGTATCCGCGACCTGAGGACGACTACcacatcatcctcctcatcatcatcgtccgGCGGGAGGCGATCCGGGGGTCTTACACCACCCGAATGGTGGTGTATGATTGGGAGCTCAGCGATGATGTTGAGTCCATTCTCAAAGCAGAGAAGTCGGGAACGCCACTTCCAAAGGAACATCGGATGCCACTAATGATCATACCTTTGAGGATCAATACCGCTTTCATCGCTGTCTCCGAACACGCCATTGGGATTGTCAAGAACGCCTTTACGGGGCATACCTCGTTTGACACTCTGGAAACGCACTCTCCCAGCCAGACCAACTTGCATCATGGAGCTGCCGGTCCCCTTTGGACCGCCTGGGCAAGACCCTTTCGCCTCAACAAGTACTTTGAAAAGACGGACATCATCTATCTGGCACGCGAAGACGGCGTCATTGCCCATATCGAGCTCGACTCAGCAGACCTTCTTCCGTCAGTGACTACTGTTGGAACGATCAGCACGAATATCTCAACCGCCTTTACAACGGCCTATGATGTCTTCTCAGACGTGTTCATTATTGGTAGCGAATCAGGCCCAGGGGGCATCTGGAAGGTAAACTGACTTAATAGGAGCCCCCTGATCGCAGGCGACTGACCTTGTACAACAGCTTGCCGCTCGAAGTGACCCCCAGCAAGTAAGCACGATCGCCAACTGGTCTCCCGTTGTCGACATGGCCACGACAGACGGAAACGATTCTTGGACAGACGGGGTGGCACTCCGGGATCGTTCGGGTAGATCTAAACTGTCGCCGAATCTTTCTCAAAAGCCGGATCGAATTTTCTGCACCTCGGGCCGTGGGCCCCGGTCCAGCTTAACGGAGCTGAGATGGGGCATTCAAGCCAGAATCGGACTAGAATTTGACTACGACCAGGTTGTCCGCCAGTCATGGATGTTCCCCGTGGAGAGTCAGGGAGAGCGAGGCTTTTATGCCATCCTCTCAATGCCACATTCTTCTGATGTCCTTCACTTTCCTGCTAATCTCAGCAATGCCAGCGCTTTGTCCTCGGAGGTCTCACCCTTTGATACCAGCTCGCGAACGATATCAGTTTGCCAAAACGACCAAGGAACAATTGTACAGGTCACAGAGACATCCACTAGCCTGGTTGCCTCCTCACAAAGGCAAGTACTCTCCTTGTTTCCAGCACTCTTATAATCTACATGTGAGATCCGCAAGGGATGGCTAACCAACTTCAGCTCCCGGCATACACACGGCGATGTTTGCGGACTCGATTCTCTGGTTGCAGATAACGCATGTTGCGAGAATgatatcgtcgtcatctcctCGCATAACGGCCAAGCATCACGTCTGGATGTCCTACGGATCGACCAGATGAATGTGACAAAAGTTGCCTCGGTAGACACAGCTGGAGAGGTTACATGTCTTTCTCTGTTCACCCTCCTAGGC from Fusarium keratoplasticum isolate Fu6.1 chromosome 10, whole genome shotgun sequence includes these protein-coding regions:
- a CDS encoding MMS1-N domain-containing protein — translated: MAFQSSVLRDGEWVTETVNFQDALKASTAPKTNPKPRAEPPVCGVLTRTLIESPVVHWVLPVWIRSRSHNDVAFVGDHFVQISELRDDGQAHEVIRKADFGSRIRNALVLGTPPEGGPDGTASSVIKTEDADILMQDAPKPHEGNVRQPLPPQLLVLILESSDMVFLFVRELPDHTLEFVTTKYESPRNLKFLGYHFIINPSSRYIAAGSAEGAFIVYYLETLANMSTQYQLQGYYQPVKNLKVRIADGIIHKLEFLYPRPEDDYHIILLIIIVRREAIRGSYTTRMVVYDWELSDDVESILKAEKSGTPLPKEHRMPLMIIPLRINTAFIAVSEHAIGIVKNAFTGHTSFDTLETHSPSQTNLHHGAAGPLWTAWARPFRLNKYFEKTDIIYLAREDGVIAHIELDSADLLPSVTTVGTISTNISTAFTTAYDVFSDVFIIGSESGPGGIWKLAARSDPQQVSTIANWSPVVDMATTDGNDSWTDGVALRDRSGRSKLSPNLSQKPDRIFCTSGRGPRSSLTELRWGIQARIGLEFDYDQVVRQSWMFPVESQGERGFYAILSMPHSSDVLHFPANLSNASALSSEVSPFDTSSRTISVCQNDQGTIVQVTETSTSLVASSQRQVLSFSRHTHGDVCGLDSLVADNACCENDIVVISSHNGQASRLDVLRIDQMNVTKVASVDTAGEVTCLSLFTLLGDTYIVVGSVIDGTPWIFNYTLDGQEVRSHSMESHCGYGAQPFQFRMEAFTSISAVNDGPNKAILVFGTRSGHLATVRISNDGIEDISMTVEQLGLAPTKVSPASGPFDGGPAFFVCCDNSLWVITDFSEQETKFKTKNLIWPTDSSDPSLPAPPIHAVYCLADSLSNYPQHMSLMLLAGTRILLVDIWPHVGPVPRSIPLAGTPVRVIYSQTWKCLVVAHFDEEDRSTLSFIDPDSGATISSASDKNKKPSQHISGLGHAGDRIFGLNEWLYVKDGKTFPFLIVTTQQGRLMIVSVKEKKVETENGPSRELQYWTRYKKKGFSAPVYSAVGDAVGLLFCVGDTLHWEVLDLAEKRLKPMKEFRLDSPAISLSVERSKVFALTAMHSMLVIDLHVESEHAEASLIHCDQVVRYTSHMVEMGDSEDQLGEWPLNLLSTSHANFAGLWVPRGQRNREFEVVVSGKLPTSIRRFQRGHTRPFWVAANRQRQYNTLFSTVDQAEVLGVSLDGSLQHFALIGLDLWRFLRLVQNLAKHDKDICPFEPGNDSKKKRDEDEDMYLNLEPQMVPENMHVDGNVLKRCFDRRALETLVSMGDGLDLFCEYLDGIDEGKHTEAFRTDGEDGHEKYLELGYEILEHILAPVI